A single genomic interval of Phocoena sinus isolate mPhoSin1 chromosome 15, mPhoSin1.pri, whole genome shotgun sequence harbors:
- the VPS16 gene encoding vacuolar protein sorting-associated protein 16 homolog isoform X4 codes for MDCYTANWNPLGDSAFYRKYELYSMDWDLKEELRDCLVAAAPYGGPIALLRNPGRKEKPASARPVLEIYSASGVPLASLLWKSGPMVSLGWSAEEELLCVQEDGVVLVYGLHGDFRRHFSMGNEVLQNRVLDARIFHTEFGSGVAILTGAHRFTLSANVGDLKLRRMPEVPGLQSAPSCWTTMCQDRVAHILLAVGPDLYLLDHAACSAVEKLCEFNCNIRAPPKQMVWCSRPRSKERAVVVAWERRLMVVGDAPEGIQFVLDEDSYLVPELDGVRIFSRSTHEFLHEVPVASEEIFKIASMAPGALLLEAQKEYEKESQKADEYLREIQELGQLPQAVQQCIEAAGHEHWPDMQKSLLRAASFGKCFLDRFPPDSFVRMCQDLRVLNAIRDYHIGIPLTYSQYKQLTIQVLLDRLVLRRLYPLAIQICEYLRLPEVQGVSRILAHWACYKVQQKDVSDEDVARAINQKLGDTPGVSYSDIAARAYGCGRTELAIKLLEYEPRSGEQVPLLLKMKRSKLALSKAIESGDTDLVFTVLLHLKNELNRGDFFMTLRNQPMALSLYRQFCKHQELETLKDLYNQDDNHQELGSFHVRASYAAEERIEGRVAALQTAADAFYKAKNEFAAKATEDQMRLLRLQRRLEDELGGRFLDLSVHDTVTTLILSGQNKRAEQLARDFRIPDKRLWWLKLTALADLEDWEELEKFSKSKKSPIGYLPFVEICMKQHNKYEAKKYASRVGPEQKVKALLLVGDVAQAADVAIEHRNEAEMSLVLSHCTGATDGATADKIQRARAQVQKK; via the exons GAAATATGAGCTGTATAGCATGGACTGGGACCTGAAGGAGGAACTGAGGGACTGCCTGGTGGCCGCTGCGCCCTATGGGGGCCCCATTG CGCTGCTGAGGAACCCCGGGCGGAAGGAGAAGCCTGCCAGCGCACGGCCAGTTCTTGAGATCTACTCAGCTTCTGGTGTGCCTCTGGCCAGTCTGCTG TGGAAGAGTGGGCCCATGGTGTCCCTGGGCTGGTCAGCTGAGGAGGAGCTGCTCTGTGTGCAGGAAGACGGGGTCGTGCTGGTTTATGGGCTTCATGGTGACTTCCGGAGACACTTCAGCATGGGCAAT GAGGTGCTCCAGAACCGGGTTCTAGATGCCCGGATCTTCCATACTGAGTTTGGTTCTGGGGTGGCCATCCTCACAGGGGCCCACCGCTTCACCCTCAGTGCCAACGTGGGCGACCTCAAACTCCGCCGGATGCCAGAGGTGCCAG GTCTGCAGAGCGCGCCATCATGCTGGACCACAATGTGCCAGGACCGAGTGGCACACATTCTTCTGGCTGTAGGACCTGATCTTTACCTCCTGGATCACGCAGCCTGCTctgcagtg GAGAAGCTGTGTGAGTTCAACTGCAACATCCGGGCTCCCCCGAAGCAGATGGTCTG GTGCAGCCGTCCTCGCAGCAAGGAGAGGGCCGTTGTGGTAGCCTGGGAGAGGCGGCTAATGGTGGTGGGCGACGCACCTGAGGGCATCCA GTTCGTGCTGGATGAGGACTCCTACCTGGTGCCTGAGCTGGATGGGGTCCGCATCTTCTCCCGCAGTACCCATGAGTTCTTGCACGAGGTTCCAG TGGCCAGCGAGGAGATCTTTAAAATTGCCTCAATGGCCCCTGGAGCGCTACTGTTGGAAGCCCAGAAGGAATATGAG aaAGAGAGCCAGAAGGCGGATGAGTACCTGCGGGAGATCCAGGAGCTGGGGCAGCTGCCCCAGGCCGTGCAGCAGTGCATCGAGGCTGCAGGACATGAGCACTGGCCAGACATGCAGAAGAGTCTGCTCAGG GCGGCCTCCTTTGGAAAGTGTTTCCTGGACAGATTTCCACCCGACAGCTTTGTGCGCATGTGTCAGGACCTTCGTGTACTCAATGCCATTCGGGACTATCACATCGGGATTCCCCTCACCTATAGCCA atacaaGCAGCTCACCATCCAGGTGCTGCTGGACAG GCTTGTGTTACGGAGGCTTTACCCCCTGGCCATTCAGATATGTGAGTACCTGCGGCTTCCTGAAGTGCAGGGCGTCAGCAGAATCCTGGCCCACTGGGCCTGCTACAAG GTACAACAGAAGGACGTGTCTGACGAGGATGTTGCTCGTGCCATTAACCAGAAGCTGGGGGACACACCTGGTGTCTCTTACTCTGACATTGCTGCACGAGCCTATGGCTGTGGCCGCACGGAGCTGGCCATCAAG ctgCTGGAATATGAGCCACGCTCTGGGGAACAGGTTCCCCTTCTCCTAAAGATGAAGAGGAGCAAACTGGCACTAAGCAAGGCCATCGAGAGTGGGGATACTGACCTGG TGTTCACGGTGCTGCTGCACCTGAAGAATGAGCTGAACCGAGGAGACTTTTTCATGACGCTTCGGAACCAGCCCATGGCCTTAAGTTTGTACCGAcag TTCTGTAAGCATCAAGAGCTAGAGACGCTGAAGGACCTTTACAATCAGGATGACAACCACCAGGAGCTGGGCAGCTTCCACGTCCGAGCCAGCTACGCTGCAGAGGAG CGTATTGAGGGACGAGTCGCAGCTCTGCAGACGGCAGCCGACGCCTTCTACAAGGCCAAGAATGAGTTCGCAGCCAAG GCCACAGAGGATCAAATGCGGCTCCTACGGCTGCAGCGACGCCTAGAAGATGAGCTGGGGGGCCGGTTCTTAGACCTGTCTGTACACGACACGGTCACCACCCTCATCCTCAGCGGCCAAAACAAGCGCGCGGAGCAGCTGGCACGTGACTTCCGCATCCCTGACAAGAG GCTCTGGTGGCTGAAGCTGACCGCCCTGGCAGATCTGGAAGACTGGGAGGAGCTAGAGAAGTTTTCTAAGAGCAAGAAATCACCCATCGGCTACCTG CCCTTTGTGGAAATCTGCATGAAACAACACAACAAGTATGAAGCCAAAAAGTATGCTTCCCGCGTGGGTCCCGAGCAGAAGGTCAAGGCCTTGCTTCTCGTTGG GGACGTGGCTCAGGCTGCAGACGTTGCCATCGAGCACCGGAATGAGGCAGAGATGAGCCTCGTATTGTCCCACTGCACTGGAGCCACAGATGGGGCCACGGCTGACAAGATTCAGCGGGCCCGGGCTCAAGTCCAGAAGAAGTGA
- the VPS16 gene encoding vacuolar protein sorting-associated protein 16 homolog isoform X5 gives MDCYTANWNPLGDSAFYRKYELYSMDWDLKEELRDCLVAAAPYGGPIALLRNPGRKEKPASARPVLEIYSASGVPLASLLWKSGPMVSLGWSAEEELLCVQEDGVVLVYGLHGDFRRHFSMGNEVLQNRVLDARIFHTEFGSGVAILTGAHRFTLSANVGDLKLRRMPEVPGLQSAPSCWTTMCQDRVAHILLAVGPDLYLLDHAACSAVTPPGLAPGVSSFLQMAVSFTYRHLALFTDTGYIWMGTASLKEKLCEFNCNIRAPPKQMVWCSRPRSKERAVVVAWERRLMVVGDAPEGIQFVLDEDSYLVPELDGVRIFSRSTHEFLHEVPVASEEIFKIASMAPGALLLEAQKEYEAASFGKCFLDRFPPDSFVRMCQDLRVLNAIRDYHIGIPLTYSQYKQLTIQVLLDRLVLRRLYPLAIQICEYLRLPEVQGVSRILAHWACYKVQQKDVSDEDVARAINQKLGDTPGVSYSDIAARAYGCGRTELAIKLLEYEPRSGEQVPLLLKMKRSKLALSKAIESGDTDLVFTVLLHLKNELNRGDFFMTLRNQPMALSLYRQFCKHQELETLKDLYNQDDNHQELGSFHVRASYAAEERIEGRVAALQTAADAFYKAKNEFAAKATEDQMRLLRLQRRLEDELGGRFLDLSVHDTVTTLILSGQNKRAEQLARDFRIPDKRLWWLKLTALADLEDWEELEKFSKSKKSPIGYLPFVEICMKQHNKYEAKKYASRVGPEQKVKALLLVGDVAQAADVAIEHRNEAEMSLVLSHCTGATDGATADKIQRARAQVQKK, from the exons GAAATATGAGCTGTATAGCATGGACTGGGACCTGAAGGAGGAACTGAGGGACTGCCTGGTGGCCGCTGCGCCCTATGGGGGCCCCATTG CGCTGCTGAGGAACCCCGGGCGGAAGGAGAAGCCTGCCAGCGCACGGCCAGTTCTTGAGATCTACTCAGCTTCTGGTGTGCCTCTGGCCAGTCTGCTG TGGAAGAGTGGGCCCATGGTGTCCCTGGGCTGGTCAGCTGAGGAGGAGCTGCTCTGTGTGCAGGAAGACGGGGTCGTGCTGGTTTATGGGCTTCATGGTGACTTCCGGAGACACTTCAGCATGGGCAAT GAGGTGCTCCAGAACCGGGTTCTAGATGCCCGGATCTTCCATACTGAGTTTGGTTCTGGGGTGGCCATCCTCACAGGGGCCCACCGCTTCACCCTCAGTGCCAACGTGGGCGACCTCAAACTCCGCCGGATGCCAGAGGTGCCAG GTCTGCAGAGCGCGCCATCATGCTGGACCACAATGTGCCAGGACCGAGTGGCACACATTCTTCTGGCTGTAGGACCTGATCTTTACCTCCTGGATCACGCAGCCTGCTctgcagtg ACACCCCCTGGCCTAGCCCCAGGAGTGAGCAGCTTCCTGCAGATGGCTGTCTCCTTCACCTACAGACACCTGGCGCTCTTCACAGACACAGGGTACATCTGGATGGGGACAGCGTCTCTCAAG GAGAAGCTGTGTGAGTTCAACTGCAACATCCGGGCTCCCCCGAAGCAGATGGTCTG GTGCAGCCGTCCTCGCAGCAAGGAGAGGGCCGTTGTGGTAGCCTGGGAGAGGCGGCTAATGGTGGTGGGCGACGCACCTGAGGGCATCCA GTTCGTGCTGGATGAGGACTCCTACCTGGTGCCTGAGCTGGATGGGGTCCGCATCTTCTCCCGCAGTACCCATGAGTTCTTGCACGAGGTTCCAG TGGCCAGCGAGGAGATCTTTAAAATTGCCTCAATGGCCCCTGGAGCGCTACTGTTGGAAGCCCAGAAGGAATATGAG GCGGCCTCCTTTGGAAAGTGTTTCCTGGACAGATTTCCACCCGACAGCTTTGTGCGCATGTGTCAGGACCTTCGTGTACTCAATGCCATTCGGGACTATCACATCGGGATTCCCCTCACCTATAGCCA atacaaGCAGCTCACCATCCAGGTGCTGCTGGACAG GCTTGTGTTACGGAGGCTTTACCCCCTGGCCATTCAGATATGTGAGTACCTGCGGCTTCCTGAAGTGCAGGGCGTCAGCAGAATCCTGGCCCACTGGGCCTGCTACAAG GTACAACAGAAGGACGTGTCTGACGAGGATGTTGCTCGTGCCATTAACCAGAAGCTGGGGGACACACCTGGTGTCTCTTACTCTGACATTGCTGCACGAGCCTATGGCTGTGGCCGCACGGAGCTGGCCATCAAG ctgCTGGAATATGAGCCACGCTCTGGGGAACAGGTTCCCCTTCTCCTAAAGATGAAGAGGAGCAAACTGGCACTAAGCAAGGCCATCGAGAGTGGGGATACTGACCTGG TGTTCACGGTGCTGCTGCACCTGAAGAATGAGCTGAACCGAGGAGACTTTTTCATGACGCTTCGGAACCAGCCCATGGCCTTAAGTTTGTACCGAcag TTCTGTAAGCATCAAGAGCTAGAGACGCTGAAGGACCTTTACAATCAGGATGACAACCACCAGGAGCTGGGCAGCTTCCACGTCCGAGCCAGCTACGCTGCAGAGGAG CGTATTGAGGGACGAGTCGCAGCTCTGCAGACGGCAGCCGACGCCTTCTACAAGGCCAAGAATGAGTTCGCAGCCAAG GCCACAGAGGATCAAATGCGGCTCCTACGGCTGCAGCGACGCCTAGAAGATGAGCTGGGGGGCCGGTTCTTAGACCTGTCTGTACACGACACGGTCACCACCCTCATCCTCAGCGGCCAAAACAAGCGCGCGGAGCAGCTGGCACGTGACTTCCGCATCCCTGACAAGAG GCTCTGGTGGCTGAAGCTGACCGCCCTGGCAGATCTGGAAGACTGGGAGGAGCTAGAGAAGTTTTCTAAGAGCAAGAAATCACCCATCGGCTACCTG CCCTTTGTGGAAATCTGCATGAAACAACACAACAAGTATGAAGCCAAAAAGTATGCTTCCCGCGTGGGTCCCGAGCAGAAGGTCAAGGCCTTGCTTCTCGTTGG GGACGTGGCTCAGGCTGCAGACGTTGCCATCGAGCACCGGAATGAGGCAGAGATGAGCCTCGTATTGTCCCACTGCACTGGAGCCACAGATGGGGCCACGGCTGACAAGATTCAGCGGGCCCGGGCTCAAGTCCAGAAGAAGTGA
- the VPS16 gene encoding vacuolar protein sorting-associated protein 16 homolog isoform X9 — protein sequence MDCYTANWNPLGDSAFYRKYELYSMDWDLKEELRDCLVAAAPYGGPIALLRNPGRKEKPASARPVLEIYSASGVPLASLLWKSGPMVSLGWSAEEELLCVQEDGVVLVYGLHGDFRRHFSMGNEVLQNRVLDARIFHTEFGSGVAILTGAHRFTLSANVGDLKLRRMPEVPGLQSAPSCWTTMCQDRVAHILLAVGPDLYLLDHAACSAVTPPGLAPGVSSFLQMAVSFTYRHLALFTDTGYIWMGTASLKEKLCEFNCNIRAPPKQMVWCSRPRSKERAVVVAWERRLMVVGDAPEGIQYKQLTIQVLLDRLVLRRLYPLAIQICEYLRLPEVQGVSRILAHWACYKVQQKDVSDEDVARAINQKLGDTPGVSYSDIAARAYGCGRTELAIKLLEYEPRSGEQVPLLLKMKRSKLALSKAIESGDTDLVFTVLLHLKNELNRGDFFMTLRNQPMALSLYRQFCKHQELETLKDLYNQDDNHQELGSFHVRASYAAEERIEGRVAALQTAADAFYKAKNEFAAKATEDQMRLLRLQRRLEDELGGRFLDLSVHDTVTTLILSGQNKRAEQLARDFRIPDKRLWWLKLTALADLEDWEELEKFSKSKKSPIGYLPFVEICMKQHNKYEAKKYASRVGPEQKVKALLLVGDVAQAADVAIEHRNEAEMSLVLSHCTGATDGATADKIQRARAQVQKK from the exons GAAATATGAGCTGTATAGCATGGACTGGGACCTGAAGGAGGAACTGAGGGACTGCCTGGTGGCCGCTGCGCCCTATGGGGGCCCCATTG CGCTGCTGAGGAACCCCGGGCGGAAGGAGAAGCCTGCCAGCGCACGGCCAGTTCTTGAGATCTACTCAGCTTCTGGTGTGCCTCTGGCCAGTCTGCTG TGGAAGAGTGGGCCCATGGTGTCCCTGGGCTGGTCAGCTGAGGAGGAGCTGCTCTGTGTGCAGGAAGACGGGGTCGTGCTGGTTTATGGGCTTCATGGTGACTTCCGGAGACACTTCAGCATGGGCAAT GAGGTGCTCCAGAACCGGGTTCTAGATGCCCGGATCTTCCATACTGAGTTTGGTTCTGGGGTGGCCATCCTCACAGGGGCCCACCGCTTCACCCTCAGTGCCAACGTGGGCGACCTCAAACTCCGCCGGATGCCAGAGGTGCCAG GTCTGCAGAGCGCGCCATCATGCTGGACCACAATGTGCCAGGACCGAGTGGCACACATTCTTCTGGCTGTAGGACCTGATCTTTACCTCCTGGATCACGCAGCCTGCTctgcagtg ACACCCCCTGGCCTAGCCCCAGGAGTGAGCAGCTTCCTGCAGATGGCTGTCTCCTTCACCTACAGACACCTGGCGCTCTTCACAGACACAGGGTACATCTGGATGGGGACAGCGTCTCTCAAG GAGAAGCTGTGTGAGTTCAACTGCAACATCCGGGCTCCCCCGAAGCAGATGGTCTG GTGCAGCCGTCCTCGCAGCAAGGAGAGGGCCGTTGTGGTAGCCTGGGAGAGGCGGCTAATGGTGGTGGGCGACGCACCTGAGGGCATCCA atacaaGCAGCTCACCATCCAGGTGCTGCTGGACAG GCTTGTGTTACGGAGGCTTTACCCCCTGGCCATTCAGATATGTGAGTACCTGCGGCTTCCTGAAGTGCAGGGCGTCAGCAGAATCCTGGCCCACTGGGCCTGCTACAAG GTACAACAGAAGGACGTGTCTGACGAGGATGTTGCTCGTGCCATTAACCAGAAGCTGGGGGACACACCTGGTGTCTCTTACTCTGACATTGCTGCACGAGCCTATGGCTGTGGCCGCACGGAGCTGGCCATCAAG ctgCTGGAATATGAGCCACGCTCTGGGGAACAGGTTCCCCTTCTCCTAAAGATGAAGAGGAGCAAACTGGCACTAAGCAAGGCCATCGAGAGTGGGGATACTGACCTGG TGTTCACGGTGCTGCTGCACCTGAAGAATGAGCTGAACCGAGGAGACTTTTTCATGACGCTTCGGAACCAGCCCATGGCCTTAAGTTTGTACCGAcag TTCTGTAAGCATCAAGAGCTAGAGACGCTGAAGGACCTTTACAATCAGGATGACAACCACCAGGAGCTGGGCAGCTTCCACGTCCGAGCCAGCTACGCTGCAGAGGAG CGTATTGAGGGACGAGTCGCAGCTCTGCAGACGGCAGCCGACGCCTTCTACAAGGCCAAGAATGAGTTCGCAGCCAAG GCCACAGAGGATCAAATGCGGCTCCTACGGCTGCAGCGACGCCTAGAAGATGAGCTGGGGGGCCGGTTCTTAGACCTGTCTGTACACGACACGGTCACCACCCTCATCCTCAGCGGCCAAAACAAGCGCGCGGAGCAGCTGGCACGTGACTTCCGCATCCCTGACAAGAG GCTCTGGTGGCTGAAGCTGACCGCCCTGGCAGATCTGGAAGACTGGGAGGAGCTAGAGAAGTTTTCTAAGAGCAAGAAATCACCCATCGGCTACCTG CCCTTTGTGGAAATCTGCATGAAACAACACAACAAGTATGAAGCCAAAAAGTATGCTTCCCGCGTGGGTCCCGAGCAGAAGGTCAAGGCCTTGCTTCTCGTTGG GGACGTGGCTCAGGCTGCAGACGTTGCCATCGAGCACCGGAATGAGGCAGAGATGAGCCTCGTATTGTCCCACTGCACTGGAGCCACAGATGGGGCCACGGCTGACAAGATTCAGCGGGCCCGGGCTCAAGTCCAGAAGAAGTGA
- the VPS16 gene encoding vacuolar protein sorting-associated protein 16 homolog isoform X3 has translation MDWDLKEELRDCLVAAAPYGGPIALLRNPGRKEKPASARPVLEIYSASGVPLASLLWKSGPMVSLGWSAEEELLCVQEDGVVLVYGLHGDFRRHFSMGNEVLQNRVLDARIFHTEFGSGVAILTGAHRFTLSANVGDLKLRRMPEVPGLQSAPSCWTTMCQDRVAHILLAVGPDLYLLDHAACSAVTPPGLAPGVSSFLQMAVSFTYRHLALFTDTGYIWMGTASLKEKLCEFNCNIRAPPKQMVWCSRPRSKERAVVVAWERRLMVVGDAPEGIQFVLDEDSYLVPELDGVRIFSRSTHEFLHEVPVASEEIFKIASMAPGALLLEAQKEYEKESQKADEYLREIQELGQLPQAVQQCIEAAGHEHWPDMQKSLLRAASFGKCFLDRFPPDSFVRMCQDLRVLNAIRDYHIGIPLTYSQYKQLTIQVLLDRLVLRRLYPLAIQICEYLRLPEVQGVSRILAHWACYKVQQKDVSDEDVARAINQKLGDTPGVSYSDIAARAYGCGRTELAIKLLEYEPRSGEQVPLLLKMKRSKLALSKAIESGDTDLVFTVLLHLKNELNRGDFFMTLRNQPMALSLYRQFCKHQELETLKDLYNQDDNHQELGSFHVRASYAAEERIEGRVAALQTAADAFYKAKNEFAAKATEDQMRLLRLQRRLEDELGGRFLDLSVHDTVTTLILSGQNKRAEQLARDFRIPDKRLWWLKLTALADLEDWEELEKFSKSKKSPIGYLPFVEICMKQHNKYEAKKYASRVGPEQKVKALLLVGDVAQAADVAIEHRNEAEMSLVLSHCTGATDGATADKIQRARAQVQKK, from the exons ATGGACTGGGACCTGAAGGAGGAACTGAGGGACTGCCTGGTGGCCGCTGCGCCCTATGGGGGCCCCATTG CGCTGCTGAGGAACCCCGGGCGGAAGGAGAAGCCTGCCAGCGCACGGCCAGTTCTTGAGATCTACTCAGCTTCTGGTGTGCCTCTGGCCAGTCTGCTG TGGAAGAGTGGGCCCATGGTGTCCCTGGGCTGGTCAGCTGAGGAGGAGCTGCTCTGTGTGCAGGAAGACGGGGTCGTGCTGGTTTATGGGCTTCATGGTGACTTCCGGAGACACTTCAGCATGGGCAAT GAGGTGCTCCAGAACCGGGTTCTAGATGCCCGGATCTTCCATACTGAGTTTGGTTCTGGGGTGGCCATCCTCACAGGGGCCCACCGCTTCACCCTCAGTGCCAACGTGGGCGACCTCAAACTCCGCCGGATGCCAGAGGTGCCAG GTCTGCAGAGCGCGCCATCATGCTGGACCACAATGTGCCAGGACCGAGTGGCACACATTCTTCTGGCTGTAGGACCTGATCTTTACCTCCTGGATCACGCAGCCTGCTctgcagtg ACACCCCCTGGCCTAGCCCCAGGAGTGAGCAGCTTCCTGCAGATGGCTGTCTCCTTCACCTACAGACACCTGGCGCTCTTCACAGACACAGGGTACATCTGGATGGGGACAGCGTCTCTCAAG GAGAAGCTGTGTGAGTTCAACTGCAACATCCGGGCTCCCCCGAAGCAGATGGTCTG GTGCAGCCGTCCTCGCAGCAAGGAGAGGGCCGTTGTGGTAGCCTGGGAGAGGCGGCTAATGGTGGTGGGCGACGCACCTGAGGGCATCCA GTTCGTGCTGGATGAGGACTCCTACCTGGTGCCTGAGCTGGATGGGGTCCGCATCTTCTCCCGCAGTACCCATGAGTTCTTGCACGAGGTTCCAG TGGCCAGCGAGGAGATCTTTAAAATTGCCTCAATGGCCCCTGGAGCGCTACTGTTGGAAGCCCAGAAGGAATATGAG aaAGAGAGCCAGAAGGCGGATGAGTACCTGCGGGAGATCCAGGAGCTGGGGCAGCTGCCCCAGGCCGTGCAGCAGTGCATCGAGGCTGCAGGACATGAGCACTGGCCAGACATGCAGAAGAGTCTGCTCAGG GCGGCCTCCTTTGGAAAGTGTTTCCTGGACAGATTTCCACCCGACAGCTTTGTGCGCATGTGTCAGGACCTTCGTGTACTCAATGCCATTCGGGACTATCACATCGGGATTCCCCTCACCTATAGCCA atacaaGCAGCTCACCATCCAGGTGCTGCTGGACAG GCTTGTGTTACGGAGGCTTTACCCCCTGGCCATTCAGATATGTGAGTACCTGCGGCTTCCTGAAGTGCAGGGCGTCAGCAGAATCCTGGCCCACTGGGCCTGCTACAAG GTACAACAGAAGGACGTGTCTGACGAGGATGTTGCTCGTGCCATTAACCAGAAGCTGGGGGACACACCTGGTGTCTCTTACTCTGACATTGCTGCACGAGCCTATGGCTGTGGCCGCACGGAGCTGGCCATCAAG ctgCTGGAATATGAGCCACGCTCTGGGGAACAGGTTCCCCTTCTCCTAAAGATGAAGAGGAGCAAACTGGCACTAAGCAAGGCCATCGAGAGTGGGGATACTGACCTGG TGTTCACGGTGCTGCTGCACCTGAAGAATGAGCTGAACCGAGGAGACTTTTTCATGACGCTTCGGAACCAGCCCATGGCCTTAAGTTTGTACCGAcag TTCTGTAAGCATCAAGAGCTAGAGACGCTGAAGGACCTTTACAATCAGGATGACAACCACCAGGAGCTGGGCAGCTTCCACGTCCGAGCCAGCTACGCTGCAGAGGAG CGTATTGAGGGACGAGTCGCAGCTCTGCAGACGGCAGCCGACGCCTTCTACAAGGCCAAGAATGAGTTCGCAGCCAAG GCCACAGAGGATCAAATGCGGCTCCTACGGCTGCAGCGACGCCTAGAAGATGAGCTGGGGGGCCGGTTCTTAGACCTGTCTGTACACGACACGGTCACCACCCTCATCCTCAGCGGCCAAAACAAGCGCGCGGAGCAGCTGGCACGTGACTTCCGCATCCCTGACAAGAG GCTCTGGTGGCTGAAGCTGACCGCCCTGGCAGATCTGGAAGACTGGGAGGAGCTAGAGAAGTTTTCTAAGAGCAAGAAATCACCCATCGGCTACCTG CCCTTTGTGGAAATCTGCATGAAACAACACAACAAGTATGAAGCCAAAAAGTATGCTTCCCGCGTGGGTCCCGAGCAGAAGGTCAAGGCCTTGCTTCTCGTTGG GGACGTGGCTCAGGCTGCAGACGTTGCCATCGAGCACCGGAATGAGGCAGAGATGAGCCTCGTATTGTCCCACTGCACTGGAGCCACAGATGGGGCCACGGCTGACAAGATTCAGCGGGCCCGGGCTCAAGTCCAGAAGAAGTGA